Proteins from one Coffea arabica cultivar ET-39 chromosome 8c, Coffea Arabica ET-39 HiFi, whole genome shotgun sequence genomic window:
- the LOC113706904 gene encoding mitochondrial import inner membrane translocase subunit TIM17-2-like, which translates to MGSPEHSREPCPDRILDDVGGAFGMGAVGGSAYHFLKGIYNSPKGERLIGGTQAIRMNAPRVGGSFAVWGGLFSTFDCTMVYLRQKEDPWNSIFAGAATGGLLQMRQGLGAASRSAMFGGVLLALIEGAGIMVNKLMNAQQMQQMEMQVPHMAGAPGYPMGQLPGQAPVNVEGLRTGSSASSSSASSSSSSGSSWFGGFFGGGKEEEAGTSSGSKTQVLESFDAPSPPTFEFK; encoded by the coding sequence ATGGGATCTCCAGAGCACTCCCGAGAACCTTGCCCTGATCGTATACTTGATGATGTTGGTGGAGCATTTGGTATGGGTGCTGTTGGAGGTTCTGCTTACCACTTCTTGAAAGGAATCTATAATTCTCCAAAAGGTGAGCGCCTAATTGGGGGTACTCAAGCAATACGTATGAATGCACCTCGTGTTGGGGGTAGTTTTGCTGTCTGGGGTGGACTATTTTCCACATTCGATTGCACAATGGTTTATCTTCGCCAGAAAGAGGATCCATGGAACTCAATTTTTGCTGGTGCAGCAACCGGTGGCCTTCTTCAGATGCGTCAAGGGCTTGGTGCTGCTTCAAGATCTGCAATGTTTGGTGGGGTATTGCTTGCTTTAATTGAGGGAGCTGGAATTATGGTAAATAAACTCATGAATGCTCAACAGATGCAACAGATGGAAATGCAAGTACCGCACATGGCAGGTGCACCTGGATATCCAATGGGTCAACTGCCTGGTCAAGCACCTGTAAATGTTGAGGGCCTAAGAACTGGTTCTTCTGCGTCCTCTTCATCTGCCTCATCCTCCTCTTCCTCCGGATCATCGTGGTTTGGGGGATTTTTTGGTGGTGGAAAGGAGGAGGAGGCAGGAACGAGCAGTGGAAGCAAAACTCAGGTCCTGGAGAGTTTTGATGCTCCAAGCCCACCAACATTTGAGTTCAAATAA